One Anaerobiospirillum thomasii DNA segment encodes these proteins:
- a CDS encoding molybdopterin-binding protein, whose product MQLEIISTGDEVITGFINDTNASWLSQELLALGIQPVRRHTVGDRLEDIRDLIKERSLVCDLILVNGGLGPTSDDNTTQAAAMAANVRQVLNEEWLRRIEQWHIKRGRTMPQTNVKQAMLPEHAQIIDNKRGTACGFMLQINKAMCIFTPGVPSEFYQMYNDDILPYIKENFAENANTEVKRFFLFGVSESRLGALIEKHDIPESTVIGYRADYPLLELKIISNNATLDEKVFTLNTIKQIVKPYLIMKDTFNLDSEIARLLEGKVLNVFDSCTRGQVGHDLAMTVNMKRATVINPLDEHGTIVKESAQSFEHELRSLLPDTNHVCLSVLLLAINDADIEFAVIYTDEKRAEHKMHARLSLTLKEKKIATISLIARTFLYKHLRHKDMIEPDSMELLDTPIFAH is encoded by the coding sequence ATGCAGCTTGAAATCATATCTACAGGTGATGAAGTAATCACAGGTTTTATTAATGATACCAATGCCTCATGGCTGTCACAGGAGCTTTTAGCGCTGGGCATTCAGCCTGTGCGTCGCCACACTGTAGGTGACAGACTTGAAGATATTAGAGATCTGATAAAAGAAAGATCGCTTGTTTGTGATCTTATTTTAGTCAACGGTGGCTTAGGTCCCACATCAGATGACAATACCACACAGGCTGCGGCCATGGCAGCTAATGTTAGACAGGTTCTCAATGAAGAGTGGCTAAGACGTATTGAGCAGTGGCACATAAAACGCGGTCGTACCATGCCACAGACCAATGTCAAACAGGCTATGCTGCCAGAACACGCTCAGATAATTGACAACAAACGAGGTACAGCCTGTGGCTTTATGCTGCAAATCAATAAAGCCATGTGTATTTTCACACCAGGCGTTCCATCTGAGTTTTATCAGATGTATAACGATGATATTCTGCCTTATATAAAAGAAAATTTTGCAGAAAATGCCAATACCGAGGTCAAGCGTTTCTTTCTCTTTGGTGTCTCAGAGTCCCGTCTTGGTGCTCTTATTGAAAAACATGATATACCAGAGAGTACTGTTATAGGCTACAGGGCTGACTATCCTCTGCTTGAACTTAAGATCATCTCCAACAATGCCACGCTAGATGAAAAGGTCTTTACGCTCAACACCATAAAACAGATAGTAAAACCTTATCTTATAATGAAAGATACCTTCAATCTTGACAGTGAAATTGCTAGACTGCTTGAGGGCAAGGTACTTAATGTCTTTGATTCATGCACCAGAGGCCAGGTAGGACATGATCTGGCTATGACCGTGAATATGAAAAGAGCTACAGTCATCAATCCTCTTGATGAGCATGGCACCATAGTAAAAGAAAGTGCACAGAGCTTTGAGCATGAGCTGCGCTCTTTGTTGCCAGATACAAATCATGTCTGTCTTAGCGTACTGCTGCTTGCCATCAATGATGCAGATATTGAATTTGCTGTCATCTATACTGATGAAAAGCGTGCTGAGCATAAGATGCATGCCAGACTGTCACTGACCTTAAAGGAAAAGAAAATTGCAACTATAAGTCTTATTGCCAGAACCTTTTTATACAAGCATTTAAGACATAAGGATATGATCGAGCCTGACTCAATGGAGCTTTTAGATACTCCAATTTTTGCTCACTAA
- a CDS encoding glycosyltransferase family 4 protein, with protein sequence MAKGYFSIAHVCLARGYSHAHRQTELLIKALGALGPFQYLICRDDSPLTKRLKVLKSNIKIIKVHGIVDPRFSCHFKLMRKATIVHAHDQHGANWALVHNVMFGVPYVLNVRGRDKYDDTLFNKTLFNWASAVITTQTLTNEMLKNDFHVQAKTIKECTDNLVPYKPNVDGLREAYKGRYLIGMVGDLINRLYGQTTLLEAYELIKTKLPHAVIFFIGTGDDMALLRDKARELPNVKFLGRPKHMVDYIAALDLFVYPVNYEGNTSILLDVLDQSVPIIASNVGSISDIIVNEETGILVRPKDPEALADAIMRVKGDEGLVRHMVANGAAMAHSRESPYMASEYLSVYRQSLNN encoded by the coding sequence ATGGCTAAAGGATATTTTTCAATTGCACATGTCTGCCTGGCTAGAGGGTATTCACATGCCCACCGTCAGACAGAGTTGCTTATCAAGGCACTTGGAGCACTGGGTCCTTTTCAATATCTCATCTGCAGAGATGACAGTCCTTTAACAAAAAGACTCAAGGTCCTAAAATCTAATATAAAAATTATTAAAGTACATGGTATTGTCGATCCGCGCTTTTCATGTCATTTTAAGCTGATGCGCAAGGCCACTATCGTTCATGCCCACGATCAGCACGGTGCCAACTGGGCCCTGGTGCATAATGTCATGTTCGGTGTCCCATATGTATTAAATGTCAGGGGCAGAGACAAATATGACGACACTTTGTTTAATAAAACTCTTTTTAACTGGGCCAGTGCTGTAATTACCACGCAGACTCTGACCAATGAGATGCTAAAAAATGATTTTCATGTGCAGGCTAAAACCATTAAAGAGTGTACCGACAATCTTGTGCCTTACAAACCTAATGTTGATGGTCTAAGAGAAGCTTACAAAGGACGCTATTTAATTGGTATGGTTGGCGATCTGATTAACCGTCTGTACGGTCAGACCACACTGCTTGAGGCCTATGAGCTTATCAAGACCAAACTGCCTCATGCTGTAATCTTCTTTATAGGCACAGGCGATGATATGGCCCTGCTGCGTGACAAAGCCCGTGAACTGCCAAACGTAAAGTTCCTGGGCCGTCCTAAACATATGGTAGATTATATTGCAGCTCTTGATCTTTTTGTCTACCCTGTAAATTATGAGGGCAATACCTCTATTTTACTTGATGTTCTTGATCAGAGTGTGCCAATTATTGCATCTAATGTTGGCAGTATAAGCGATATCATTGTGAATGAAGAGACAGGTATTTTAGTCAGACCAAAAGATCCAGAGGCTCTTGCAGATGCCATTATGCGAGTCAAAGGCGATGAGGGTCTGGTCCGCCATATGGTGGCCAACGGTGCTGCCATGGCCCACAGCCGTGAGTCTCCATATATGGCAAGTGAATACTTAAGTGTATATCGTCAAAGTCTTAATAATTAA
- a CDS encoding sulfite exporter TauE/SafE family protein, protein MYDEIVSQAILFAVSFIANLFASVSGGGAGFVQLPLLILMGLPFATALGTHKVAVVFLGVGALSKKFKDHGSFNLDRQLSLIMLFIGCPAVVAGTVIVISIPADIASISVGLLTVASGIYTLYKKNFGGSNLEHRSKTRVIIGTFLMILIGLLSGSLSSGAGLFSTLTLVMVFGMDLKRAIMHTMLYVATIWNAVGAFTVGALTSIHWHWVPVLITATFLGSYLGTALLIRLNVKLVRLCFSTVAILSGVLLIYTAVV, encoded by the coding sequence ATGTACGATGAAATAGTCTCACAGGCTATATTATTTGCCGTATCTTTTATTGCCAACCTTTTTGCCTCAGTCTCAGGCGGAGGAGCTGGCTTTGTGCAGCTTCCTCTGCTAATTCTTATGGGTTTGCCATTTGCCACAGCTTTAGGAACCCATAAAGTGGCTGTAGTCTTTTTAGGCGTAGGGGCACTGTCAAAAAAGTTCAAAGATCACGGCTCATTTAATCTGGACAGGCAGCTTAGCCTTATAATGCTCTTTATAGGCTGTCCTGCAGTTGTTGCAGGTACAGTTATTGTCATATCCATTCCTGCTGATATTGCATCGATCTCAGTAGGTCTTTTAACTGTTGCCTCAGGTATATACACCCTGTATAAAAAGAATTTTGGTGGTAGCAATCTTGAGCACAGATCAAAAACCCGTGTCATTATAGGTACGTTTTTAATGATACTTATAGGTCTCCTATCAGGATCACTTTCATCTGGGGCAGGTCTGTTCTCCACACTTACTCTGGTTATGGTTTTTGGTATGGATCTTAAAAGGGCCATCATGCATACCATGCTCTATGTGGCAACTATATGGAATGCTGTAGGTGCCTTTACTGTAGGAGCACTGACCTCCATACACTGGCACTGGGTCCCCGTGCTTATCACTGCCACATTCTTAGGATCCTATCTTGGAACAGCACTTTTGATAAGACTTAATGTCAAGCTGGTTCGACTTTGCTTTTCGACTGTAGCTATATTATCAGGTGTCTTATTAATTTATACAGCTGTAGTTTAA
- the edd gene encoding phosphogluconate dehydratase has product MVNSTIKAITDRIEKRSEKLRASYLNMMESQLKLGRSRDLLACSNLAHAVAGIENTELKDAVIHGKGANIGIISAYNDMLSAHCPYAAYPEKIKKYLNEIGSQALVAGCVPAMCDGVTQGQVGMDMSLFSRDVIAQSVAISLSHNVFDGALLLGICDKVAPGMLMGAATYGHLPIAFVPSGPMPSGISNDEKSQIRQLYAAGEIDKKALQDMENKSYHCQGTCTFYGTANTNQLVLEAMGLMLPGSAFVPYNSPLREALTEHISKQIVNVTCAGSAMRPLYKVVTAKNLVNALVALLASGGSTNLTLHLVAMARAFGYELTWDDFSEISAIVPLLVNIYPNAKADINALQRAGGVPPLLKALHDKGLVHDDVLTVCSDFKSQLTTPYLDDNGNLAFMECQGSNDESVLKTDGSVFQNEGGIKVLDGNLGRSVIKISAVASEHRHIVAPARVFNSQHDVERAYKEGRLNEDAVIVVRYAGPAAAGMPELHKLMPVLGNMQKKGLKVALLTDGRLSGASGKIPSALHMCPEALRYGKLALLKDGDMIDFNADEGYVNCLEDLSGREAEKIDTEAMQQSFGRALFGICRDNVSSAETGATFLFK; this is encoded by the coding sequence ATGGTTAATTCAACAATCAAAGCTATTACCGACAGAATTGAAAAAAGATCTGAAAAGCTGCGAGCTTCCTATCTTAATATGATGGAGTCACAGTTAAAGCTTGGCAGATCACGCGATCTACTGGCCTGCTCCAATTTAGCTCATGCTGTTGCAGGTATAGAAAATACTGAGCTCAAAGATGCAGTAATTCATGGCAAGGGAGCCAATATCGGTATTATATCCGCTTACAATGATATGCTTTCAGCTCACTGCCCATATGCAGCCTACCCTGAAAAAATTAAAAAATACCTAAATGAAATTGGTTCACAGGCTTTAGTAGCAGGCTGCGTCCCGGCCATGTGTGATGGTGTAACACAAGGTCAGGTTGGTATGGACATGTCACTGTTCTCACGTGATGTTATAGCTCAGTCTGTTGCCATTTCCCTGTCACACAATGTTTTTGACGGTGCGCTGCTGCTTGGTATCTGCGATAAGGTTGCCCCAGGTATGCTCATGGGTGCTGCCACCTATGGTCATCTGCCAATTGCCTTTGTACCGTCAGGTCCAATGCCATCAGGTATTTCCAATGATGAAAAGAGCCAGATAAGACAGCTTTATGCTGCAGGTGAAATAGATAAAAAGGCACTGCAGGATATGGAGAATAAATCCTATCACTGCCAGGGTACCTGCACCTTCTATGGCACAGCCAACACCAACCAGCTGGTACTTGAGGCCATGGGCCTGATGCTGCCAGGTTCAGCTTTTGTCCCATACAACTCACCACTGCGTGAGGCTTTAACCGAGCATATCTCAAAGCAGATTGTAAACGTCACCTGTGCAGGCAGCGCCATGCGCCCACTGTATAAGGTTGTTACAGCCAAAAATCTTGTAAATGCTCTGGTGGCCCTTTTAGCCTCTGGTGGCTCAACCAATCTGACCTTACACCTTGTGGCTATGGCCAGAGCCTTTGGCTATGAGTTAACCTGGGATGATTTTTCAGAAATCTCAGCTATTGTGCCTCTTCTTGTCAATATATATCCAAATGCCAAGGCCGATATCAATGCTCTGCAAAGAGCAGGTGGTGTTCCTCCTCTGCTCAAGGCTCTGCATGACAAGGGTCTTGTTCATGATGATGTGCTGACAGTTTGCTCTGACTTTAAGTCTCAGCTTACAACTCCATATCTTGATGATAATGGCAATCTTGCCTTTATGGAGTGTCAGGGTAGCAACGATGAGAGCGTATTAAAAACAGATGGCAGTGTCTTCCAGAATGAAGGTGGCATCAAGGTTTTAGATGGCAATCTTGGTCGCAGCGTTATTAAGATCTCAGCTGTTGCCAGTGAGCACAGACATATTGTAGCCCCAGCCCGCGTCTTTAATTCACAGCATGATGTTGAGCGTGCCTATAAAGAAGGCAGATTAAATGAAGATGCAGTCATTGTTGTACGCTATGCAGGACCTGCAGCCGCTGGTATGCCTGAGCTGCACAAGCTCATGCCAGTTCTTGGCAATATGCAAAAGAAGGGTCTTAAAGTGGCACTGCTTACAGACGGTCGTCTGTCTGGTGCATCTGGCAAGATCCCATCTGCACTGCATATGTGTCCAGAGGCTCTGCGCTATGGCAAACTAGCACTGTTAAAAGATGGTGATATGATAGACTTCAATGCAGATGAAGGCTATGTAAACTGTCTTGAGGATCTCTCAGGCCGTGAGGCAGAGAAAATTGACACAGAAGCCATGCAGCAGAGTTTTGGCCGAGCTCTCTTTGGTATCTGCCGTGACAATGTTTCATCAGCTGAGACCGGTGCTACATTCTTATTTAAATAA
- a CDS encoding gluconokinase: MTPLCIVVMGVCGSGKSSVAEALANAFNYRLIDGDDLHPRSNIDKMKEGIPLTDTDREPWLRIISDVIYSFKQRTMGSVIVCSALKKSYRDILRNGNDNVVFIHLYAPYETILERVLNRKGHYMKEGMVKSQFDTLQMPDESESDVYTLDVTPPLAEICEKAISKIREITHG, translated from the coding sequence ATGACACCATTATGTATTGTTGTTATGGGTGTATGCGGATCAGGCAAATCATCTGTAGCTGAGGCTCTTGCCAATGCCTTTAACTACAGACTGATAGACGGTGATGACCTGCATCCTCGCTCTAACATAGATAAAATGAAAGAAGGTATTCCTCTTACTGATACAGACAGAGAGCCCTGGCTTAGAATAATATCTGATGTTATTTATTCCTTTAAACAAAGAACAATGGGATCGGTTATTGTCTGCTCTGCTCTAAAGAAGTCCTACAGAGATATATTAAGAAATGGCAATGACAATGTAGTCTTTATTCATCTGTATGCTCCATATGAAACTATACTAGAGCGCGTTCTCAACCGAAAGGGACATTACATGAAAGAGGGTATGGTTAAAAGTCAGTTTGATACTCTCCAGATGCCAGATGAGTCAGAAAGCGATGTTTATACACTAGATGTCACTCCGCCACTTGCTGAGATCTGTGAAAAGGCAATTAGCAAAATCAGGGAGATTACTCATGGTTAA
- the murI gene encoding glutamate racemase, with protein MDSSIKRALFFDSGVGGLSIYKNVIEQNTDLKSFYLFDHEFFPYGSKDEEFLKQRVLALIQKSIENFGIDLVVIACNTASTTVLPTLRANINIPVVGVVPAIKPAASASKKKIIGLLATPGTISRPYTKELILKFAHDCEVRLLGTTELVYLAESKMHGMQVEVSDVKKVIQGFFDRGEAPDVIVMGCTHFPFLKKEIELAIGTEHEVKLIDSGEAIGKRVKTLLDDEQLYLINETKATDGMMNIYKEDNLKSYAFYTGVLQDYQRELATFKSFGFESLEKFVM; from the coding sequence ATGGACAGTTCAATAAAAAGAGCCCTGTTTTTTGATTCTGGTGTGGGCGGTCTTTCAATTTATAAAAATGTTATTGAGCAAAACACAGATCTTAAATCCTTCTATCTTTTTGATCACGAATTCTTCCCATATGGCAGCAAGGATGAGGAGTTTTTAAAGCAGCGTGTACTTGCACTTATACAAAAAAGTATAGAGAACTTTGGTATAGATCTGGTGGTTATTGCCTGCAATACTGCAAGTACCACAGTGCTGCCGACATTAAGGGCCAACATCAATATTCCTGTAGTAGGGGTGGTGCCAGCCATAAAACCTGCAGCATCTGCAAGCAAAAAGAAGATTATAGGCCTTCTGGCAACGCCTGGCACCATAAGCAGACCTTATACTAAAGAGCTTATTTTAAAATTTGCCCATGACTGTGAAGTCAGACTTTTAGGTACAACTGAGCTTGTATATCTTGCCGAGAGCAAGATGCATGGTATGCAGGTTGAGGTTAGTGATGTTAAAAAGGTTATACAGGGCTTTTTTGACAGGGGGGAAGCTCCTGATGTTATTGTTATGGGCTGTACGCATTTTCCTTTTTTGAAAAAAGAGATAGAGCTTGCTATAGGTACAGAGCATGAGGTGAAACTGATTGACTCTGGCGAGGCTATTGGCAAGAGAGTAAAGACATTGCTTGATGACGAACAGCTGTATCTGATTAATGAGACAAAGGCAACAGATGGCATGATGAACATCTATAAAGAGGATAATCTTAAAAGTTATGCTTTTTATACAGGAGTGCTGCAGGATTATCAAAGAGAGCTTGCAACCTTTAAGAGTTTTGGCTTTGAAAGCCTTGAAAAGTTCGTAATGTAG
- the trmA gene encoding tRNA (uridine(54)-C5)-methyltransferase TrmA, with translation MSQQHLTTTDKEQYQQLLDTKVATILSNLQKAVHTALPEPAVYPSKPVHYRMRAEFAIYFDNDTMHYVMYKPNTKPKERIFVDSFDKAHEAIYKLMPDLSALLQKDEELKHKLFEIDFLTNQKGDVIVSLIYHKKLDETATLQRLEKLRDLLCHMGHKVSFTAHAKKQLIKCPDDTIVEEYKLKDGNVSLYQVEGTFTQPNATTCSAMLEFARECSQNMHNTDLLELYCGSGTFTTALAPYYRQVLATEVARVPTQTALKNLRLNHIDNTKLVRLSALEVTQALNKERSFNRLNEQDIDLDAYNFKTLLIDPPRAGLASEEALSFTARFDRVIYISCGPESFASDLSYLIRTHDIVKLSFFDQFPYTSHLESGALLVKRGSDRG, from the coding sequence ATGTCACAGCAGCACCTAACTACTACAGATAAAGAACAATATCAGCAACTGCTTGATACCAAGGTCGCAACTATCCTTTCAAATTTGCAAAAGGCTGTACATACTGCGCTGCCAGAGCCGGCTGTCTATCCATCAAAGCCTGTGCACTATAGAATGCGCGCTGAATTTGCCATCTATTTTGATAATGACACCATGCATTATGTCATGTATAAGCCTAATACCAAACCTAAAGAGAGAATATTTGTAGACAGTTTTGATAAAGCCCATGAGGCCATCTACAAACTTATGCCAGATCTGTCTGCACTGCTTCAAAAGGATGAAGAGCTTAAACACAAACTCTTTGAAATTGATTTTTTAACCAATCAAAAGGGCGATGTCATAGTCTCTTTAATCTATCATAAAAAATTAGATGAAACAGCTACGCTACAGCGCCTTGAAAAGCTGCGAGATCTTCTGTGCCACATGGGACATAAAGTATCCTTTACAGCCCATGCCAAAAAACAGCTTATAAAATGTCCTGACGATACTATTGTTGAGGAGTACAAGCTAAAAGATGGCAATGTCAGTCTGTATCAGGTTGAAGGCACCTTCACTCAGCCCAATGCCACAACCTGCAGCGCCATGCTTGAGTTTGCCCGTGAGTGCTCACAGAATATGCATAATACCGATCTGCTTGAGCTCTACTGTGGCTCTGGCACCTTTACCACAGCTCTTGCCCCCTATTACAGACAGGTACTGGCAACCGAGGTGGCCCGCGTGCCTACACAGACAGCACTTAAAAACCTCAGGCTAAACCATATAGACAATACCAAACTTGTGCGTCTGTCTGCCCTTGAGGTCACTCAGGCTCTAAACAAGGAGCGTAGCTTTAACCGCCTTAATGAGCAGGATATTGATCTTGATGCTTATAATTTTAAAACTCTGCTTATAGATCCGCCTCGAGCCGGACTTGCAAGTGAGGAGGCTTTGAGCTTTACTGCAAGATTTGACAGAGTCATCTATATTTCATGCGGACCTGAGTCCTTTGCCTCAGATCTCTCCTATCTGATCAGGACTCATGATATTGTCAAACTCTCATTTTTTGATCAGTTTCCATATACATCACATCTTGAAAGTGGTGCCCTTCTTGTCAAAAGGGGTAGTGACAGAGGATGA
- a CDS encoding malic enzyme-like NAD(P)-binding protein, which yields MDQNTKLHDAACAYHEFPKPGKIGVVVTKPAETSSDLTLAYSPGVAEPVREIAKDPANAYRFTGKGNSVAIISNGTAILGLGNLGPLASKPVMEGKALLFNRFAGIDAFDIEVKHDTVDEFIKTVECIADTFGGINLEDIKAPECFEIERELIKRCKVPVFHDDQHGTAIVTCAGVLNALELQGKKIEDCKVVCVGAGAAGVACSNLLLASGADKSKFFMVDRHGVIRSDRPQYNNGEKPNFINDAGPKTLSEALKDADVLLGVSGPGLVSEEDVKNLAPKAVLFACSNPDPEVDPELVARVRPDIIMGTGRSDYPNQINNVLCFPFLFRGTLDVRATCINIEMKKAAMHAIRMLAQEPVPAEVVKAAQVDKLEFGPDYVIPKPMDPRLLKKVSKAVAQAAVDSGVATIPMPENYME from the coding sequence TTGGATCAAAATACAAAGCTACATGATGCTGCATGCGCCTATCATGAGTTCCCAAAACCTGGCAAAATTGGTGTTGTAGTAACAAAACCTGCAGAGACCTCTTCAGATTTAACCTTAGCCTACAGCCCAGGTGTGGCAGAGCCTGTACGTGAGATTGCCAAAGATCCTGCCAATGCATATAGATTTACAGGCAAGGGCAATTCTGTTGCTATTATTTCCAATGGTACTGCTATTTTAGGTCTTGGAAATCTTGGTCCTCTGGCCTCAAAGCCAGTTATGGAAGGCAAGGCTCTACTGTTTAACCGCTTTGCCGGCATCGATGCTTTTGATATTGAAGTCAAGCACGACACTGTTGATGAGTTTATTAAAACTGTTGAGTGCATTGCTGATACCTTTGGTGGTATTAATCTTGAGGATATCAAGGCCCCAGAATGTTTTGAGATTGAGCGCGAATTAATCAAGCGCTGCAAAGTTCCTGTATTCCACGATGATCAGCACGGTACTGCTATTGTTACCTGTGCAGGTGTGCTCAATGCTCTTGAGCTGCAGGGCAAGAAGATTGAAGATTGTAAAGTTGTATGCGTAGGTGCAGGTGCTGCAGGTGTTGCCTGCTCCAATCTGCTGTTAGCCAGCGGCGCTGACAAGAGCAAGTTCTTCATGGTTGACAGACATGGTGTTATCAGATCTGACAGACCGCAGTATAACAACGGTGAGAAGCCAAACTTCATCAATGACGCAGGTCCTAAGACCCTGTCAGAGGCCTTAAAGGATGCTGATGTGCTGCTTGGTGTTTCAGGTCCTGGCCTCGTATCTGAAGAAGATGTTAAGAATCTGGCTCCTAAGGCTGTGCTCTTTGCCTGCTCAAACCCAGATCCTGAGGTAGATCCAGAGCTTGTAGCCAGAGTACGTCCTGACATTATTATGGGTACAGGCCGTTCTGACTATCCAAATCAGATCAACAATGTACTGTGCTTCCCATTCCTCTTTAGAGGTACTCTTGATGTAAGAGCCACATGCATCAATATCGAGATGAAAAAGGCAGCTATGCATGCAATACGTATGTTAGCCCAGGAGCCTGTTCCTGCTGAGGTAGTCAAGGCTGCACAGGTTGATAAACTTGAGTTTGGTCCTGATTATGTAATTCCAAAGCCAATGGATCCACGTCTGTTAAAGAAAGTATCCAAGGCTGTAGCTCAGGCTGCTGTTGATTCAGGTGTTGCCACCATTCCAATGCCTGAAAACTATATGGAATAA
- a CDS encoding IS1634 family transposase: MLYTDVSISLPNDSRYELHRQKKGQTYVKYRIKSYRVDGKLKHDRLLIGKISNEDIEGIKTFHPNENYYSFFKIPLPKVSTVKGPGRPCKDISTAPARKANITSFGYTLACHSIAKEYSLDVMLRNAFGESMANKILAVASFFAASAPGGLSNIDHFTDKHMCFTDSVISSQALSQLYRSISLVECNDFFQDWIKYCCADDCICYDVTSISNYSTSLPMVAWGYNRDKERLPQVNVGMFCTIQRKLPVYFSCYNGSINDFTNLPYVLEQAKANGLKLDVPITLVIDGGFAVGDALDNARAHGCDFIVGAPLDFCKDIREQVLNWRRNPLSENTILIQRSDETIRCSVKDYNIGRINTRLMMYKSPLSTSRDEASLSSYVSKISEELRSATRLGPNRYKQYSQLFHINVNEKNEILSFEIKEKHYSEILELCGCFALFCTRNDLSPQEVLDIYRAKDCVEKAFSVFKNDILYERLEVKSQESIYGKLFIAFIALIIRRMLDNKLRPYLKISRIGLDSAIARLSDITCRKYGESWVLTSSLSKQQKELVETLNIPISFLDIKKG; the protein is encoded by the coding sequence ATGCTGTACACTGATGTTTCTATATCTTTACCTAATGACTCTAGATATGAGCTTCATAGGCAAAAAAAAGGCCAGACCTATGTAAAGTATCGCATTAAGAGCTATCGCGTTGATGGTAAGCTTAAGCATGATAGACTTTTAATTGGCAAGATAAGCAATGAAGATATTGAGGGAATTAAAACTTTTCATCCAAATGAGAACTACTACTCTTTTTTTAAAATCCCACTTCCTAAAGTCTCAACTGTAAAAGGTCCTGGACGGCCTTGTAAAGATATATCTACAGCGCCGGCACGTAAAGCAAACATTACGTCTTTTGGATATACCTTGGCCTGCCATTCTATTGCAAAAGAGTATTCTCTTGATGTGATGCTTAGGAACGCATTTGGAGAGTCCATGGCTAACAAGATCCTTGCTGTAGCATCCTTCTTTGCAGCTAGTGCTCCTGGTGGGCTTTCAAACATTGATCACTTTACAGATAAACACATGTGCTTTACTGACAGCGTGATATCCTCTCAGGCTTTAAGTCAGCTTTATCGTAGTATTAGCCTTGTTGAGTGCAATGATTTCTTTCAAGACTGGATCAAGTACTGTTGTGCCGATGACTGCATTTGCTATGACGTCACATCGATATCAAACTACTCCACTTCATTACCTATGGTTGCATGGGGATATAATCGCGATAAAGAAAGACTTCCTCAAGTAAATGTAGGTATGTTTTGCACCATTCAACGCAAGTTGCCTGTTTATTTCAGTTGTTACAATGGCTCAATTAATGATTTTACAAATCTGCCATATGTTTTAGAGCAGGCCAAAGCTAATGGTCTTAAGTTAGATGTACCTATAACATTGGTAATTGATGGAGGTTTTGCTGTTGGGGACGCTCTTGATAATGCAAGAGCTCATGGCTGTGACTTTATTGTTGGTGCTCCTCTTGACTTCTGCAAGGACATTAGAGAACAGGTTTTGAACTGGAGACGAAATCCATTATCAGAAAATACAATCCTTATTCAGCGCAGTGATGAGACTATACGCTGCTCTGTTAAGGACTACAATATTGGCCGCATAAATACAAGACTTATGATGTATAAGTCTCCACTTTCAACCTCAAGAGATGAAGCATCTTTGAGCTCGTATGTATCTAAAATTAGTGAAGAGTTAAGATCTGCAACTCGCCTTGGTCCAAATAGGTACAAGCAATACTCTCAGCTCTTTCATATTAATGTAAATGAAAAGAACGAGATTTTAAGTTTTGAGATCAAGGAAAAGCACTACTCTGAGATCCTGGAACTTTGTGGATGTTTTGCTTTGTTCTGTACACGCAATGATTTATCGCCACAAGAGGTGCTTGATATCTATAGAGCTAAAGATTGCGTTGAGAAAGCTTTCAGTGTCTTCAAGAACGATATTCTCTATGAAAGACTCGAGGTTAAGAGTCAAGAAAGCATATACGGCAAGTTGTTTATAGCCTTCATTGCGCTTATTATTCGACGCATGCTTGATAACAAGCTAAGACCTTATCTAAAGATCTCTCGTATTGGTTTAGATAGTGCTATTGCTCGGTTATCTGACATTACCTGTAGAAAATATGGGGAAAGCTGGGTTCTAACAAGCTCCCTTTCAAAGCAACAGAAAGAGCTAGTAGAGACTCTTAACATCCCTATAAGTTTCTTAGATATAAAGAAGGGGTAG
- the rpmE gene encoding 50S ribosomal protein L31, translating to MKANIHPQYELVNVRCSCGNKFQIRTTAGHDFDIEVCSQCHPFYTGKQKIVDTGGNVEAFKKRFAMFDKARASQKAKA from the coding sequence ATGAAAGCTAATATTCATCCACAGTATGAGCTCGTAAATGTTCGCTGCTCATGCGGTAACAAGTTCCAGATCCGCACCACTGCAGGTCATGATTTTGATATCGAAGTTTGTTCACAGTGCCACCCATTCTACACTGGCAAGCAGAAGATTGTAGACACCGGTGGTAACGTTGAGGCCTTTAAGAAGCGCTTTGCTATGTTTGACAAGGCTCGTGCTTCACAAAAAGCCAAGGCTTAA